In Paracoccus jeotgali, the following are encoded in one genomic region:
- a CDS encoding MDR/zinc-dependent alcohol dehydrogenase-like family protein — protein MTETMQAARLTGPGQFDLVEMPIPQPGPDQVRVKLEGCGVCASNLGPWAGPEWMQFPTEPGAPGHEGWGRIDALGAEVTGLQAGDRVAFLGQHSYAGYDLAPADQVVVLPPELDGPFPGEALGCAMNIFARSGIKPGMRVAIIGIGFLGATLTRLAANEGAEVIAISRRPESLALARRMGAARTIEMIDHYQIIEEVRTLTDGAFCEVAIEAVGLQWPLDLASELVGTHGRLVIAGYHQDGPRQVNMQSWNWRGLDVINAHERDPATYVAGMQRAVRAVAEGRLDIAPLLTHRYPLADLGAALDATRDKPEGFVKAWVEC, from the coding sequence ATGACCGAGACGATGCAGGCCGCCCGGCTGACCGGACCGGGCCAGTTCGATCTGGTCGAGATGCCCATTCCCCAACCCGGTCCCGATCAGGTGCGCGTCAAGCTGGAAGGCTGCGGCGTCTGCGCCTCGAATCTGGGGCCATGGGCGGGGCCGGAATGGATGCAGTTTCCGACCGAGCCCGGCGCGCCGGGGCATGAGGGTTGGGGCCGCATCGACGCGCTGGGGGCCGAGGTGACGGGGCTGCAGGCCGGCGACCGCGTCGCGTTTCTGGGCCAGCACAGCTATGCGGGTTACGATCTCGCCCCTGCCGATCAGGTCGTGGTCCTGCCGCCGGAACTGGACGGCCCCTTCCCGGGCGAGGCTTTGGGCTGCGCGATGAACATCTTTGCGCGCAGCGGCATCAAGCCGGGGATGCGGGTGGCAATCATCGGGATCGGCTTTCTGGGCGCCACCCTGACCCGGCTGGCCGCCAATGAGGGCGCCGAGGTCATTGCCATCTCGCGCCGGCCGGAATCGCTGGCGCTGGCCCGGCGCATGGGGGCCGCGCGCACCATCGAAATGATCGACCATTACCAGATCATCGAAGAGGTCCGCACCCTGACCGATGGCGCCTTCTGCGAGGTCGCGATCGAGGCCGTGGGCCTGCAATGGCCGCTCGATCTGGCCAGCGAGCTGGTCGGCACCCATGGCCGGCTGGTCATCGCGGGCTATCATCAGGACGGGCCGCGGCAGGTGAACATGCAGTCCTGGAACTGGCGCGGGCTGGACGTCATCAACGCCCATGAACGCGACCCGGCAACCTATGTCGCCGGGATGCAGCGCGCCGTCCGTGCCGTGGCCGAGGGCAGGCTGGACATCGCGCCCCTGCTGACCCACCGCTATCCGCTGGCCGACCTTGGCGCGGCGCTGGATGCCACCCGGGACAAGCCCGAAGGATTCGTGAAGGCATGGGTGGAATGCTAG
- the fdhF gene encoding formate dehydrogenase subunit alpha: protein MKDLVIPWGSDRDLGTPASRATETVSLTIDGFQITVPEGTSVMRAAALAGIEVPRLCASDNIEAFGSCRLCVVEIEGRRGTPASCTTPVASGMVVSTQTDKVRRLRKGVMELYVSDHPLDCLTCSANGDCELQDMAGAVGLRDMRYETGRNHYDPSGLGTLAQGDARSRRPATDPGNPDYIPADDSNPYFTYDPSKCILCSRCVRACDEVQGTFALTIAGRGFDSRVSAGMAGDDFLTSDCVSCGACVQACPTATLQERSVAELGTPTRSVITTCAYCGVGCSFKAEMNGDRLVRMTPYRHGKANRGHSCVKGRFAYGYANHQDRILSPMIRDRIDQPWREVGWDEALRFAAERMRAIQQDHGRKSIGVITSSRCTNEETYLVQKLARAVFGNNNTDTCARVCHSPTGYGLGQTFGTSAGTQDFDSVENADVMVVIGANPTDAHPVFASRMKKRLREGARLIVIDPRRIDLVKSPHVHAAHHLPLKPGTNVAVISAMAHVIVTEDLYDEAFIRARCDWDEFQSYAEFIRDPRHSPEATALLTGVNAAELRRAARLYATGGNAAIYYGLGVTEHSQGSTAVMGIANLAMLTGNIGRPGVGVNPLRGQNNVQGSCDMGSFPHELPGYRHVKHPEVRAIFEAEWGVAIDPEPGLRIPNMLDAAAAGSFRGLYCQGEDILQSDPDTKHVAAALAAMDCVIVHDLFLNETANYAHVFLPGSTFLEKEGTFTNAERRINRVRKVMAPRNGYADWQVTQLLANAMGAGWTYTHPTQIMDEIARTTPSFAGVSYERLEEQGSVQWPCNEAQPDGTPLMHVDAFVGGKGRFIITEYVATDERTGPRFPLLLTTGRILSQYNVGAQTRRTENMVWHDEDLLEIHPHDAEQRGIHDGDWVKLASRAGETSLRARITDRVSPGVVYTTFHHPDTQANVVTTDYSDWATNCPEYKVTAVQVSPSNGPTGWQQDYNAQAALSRRIAAAE, encoded by the coding sequence ATGAAAGACCTTGTCATTCCCTGGGGCAGCGACCGCGATCTGGGCACGCCCGCATCCCGCGCGACCGAAACGGTCAGCCTGACCATCGACGGGTTTCAGATCACCGTCCCCGAAGGCACCAGCGTCATGCGCGCGGCGGCCCTGGCCGGGATCGAGGTGCCGCGGCTCTGCGCCTCGGACAATATCGAGGCCTTCGGCTCGTGCCGCCTCTGCGTGGTCGAGATCGAGGGCAGGCGCGGCACGCCCGCCTCGTGCACCACGCCGGTCGCGTCCGGCATGGTGGTCAGCACCCAGACCGACAAGGTGCGCCGCCTGCGCAAGGGGGTGATGGAGCTTTACGTCTCGGACCATCCGCTGGACTGCCTGACCTGTTCGGCCAATGGCGATTGCGAGTTGCAGGACATGGCCGGCGCCGTCGGCCTGCGCGACATGCGCTATGAGACCGGGCGGAACCATTACGATCCCTCGGGCCTCGGCACGCTGGCGCAGGGCGATGCGCGCAGCCGCAGACCGGCGACCGATCCCGGCAACCCCGATTACATCCCCGCCGACGACAGCAACCCCTATTTCACCTATGACCCGTCGAAATGCATCCTCTGTTCGCGCTGCGTGCGCGCCTGTGACGAGGTGCAGGGCACATTCGCGCTGACCATCGCCGGGCGCGGTTTCGACAGCCGCGTCTCGGCCGGCATGGCGGGCGACGACTTCCTGACCTCGGACTGCGTCAGCTGCGGGGCCTGCGTGCAGGCCTGCCCGACCGCCACGCTGCAGGAACGCTCGGTCGCGGAACTGGGCACGCCCACCCGGTCGGTCATCACCACCTGCGCCTATTGCGGCGTCGGTTGCAGCTTCAAGGCCGAGATGAACGGCGACCGACTGGTGCGGATGACCCCCTATCGCCACGGCAAGGCCAATCGCGGCCATAGCTGCGTCAAGGGCCGCTTCGCCTATGGCTATGCCAACCATCAGGACCGCATCCTGTCCCCGATGATCCGCGACCGCATCGACCAGCCCTGGCGCGAGGTCGGCTGGGACGAGGCGCTGCGCTTTGCCGCCGAGCGGATGCGGGCGATCCAGCAGGACCATGGCCGCAAGTCCATCGGCGTCATCACCTCGAGCCGCTGCACGAACGAGGAAACCTATCTGGTCCAGAAACTGGCCCGCGCCGTCTTCGGCAACAACAACACCGACACCTGCGCCCGGGTCTGCCATTCGCCCACCGGCTATGGCCTGGGCCAGACCTTCGGCACCTCGGCCGGGACGCAGGATTTCGACAGCGTTGAAAATGCCGATGTGATGGTGGTGATCGGCGCCAACCCGACCGACGCGCACCCGGTCTTTGCCTCGCGGATGAAGAAGCGCCTGCGCGAAGGCGCCCGGCTGATCGTCATCGACCCCCGGCGGATCGATCTGGTGAAATCGCCCCATGTCCATGCGGCCCATCACCTGCCCCTGAAACCCGGAACCAATGTCGCCGTCATCAGCGCCATGGCGCATGTCATCGTCACCGAAGATCTGTATGACGAGGCGTTCATCCGCGCCCGCTGCGACTGGGACGAGTTCCAGAGCTATGCCGAGTTCATCCGCGACCCGCGCCACAGCCCCGAGGCGACGGCGCTGCTGACCGGCGTCAATGCCGCCGAGTTGCGCCGCGCGGCGCGGCTTTACGCCACCGGCGGGAACGCGGCGATCTATTACGGCCTCGGCGTGACCGAACACAGCCAGGGCTCGACCGCCGTCATGGGGATCGCGAACCTCGCCATGCTGACCGGCAATATCGGCCGCCCCGGCGTCGGCGTGAACCCGCTGCGCGGCCAGAACAATGTGCAGGGCTCGTGCGACATGGGCTCGTTCCCGCATGAGCTGCCCGGCTATCGGCATGTCAAACACCCGGAGGTCCGCGCCATCTTCGAGGCGGAATGGGGCGTCGCCATCGACCCGGAACCGGGGCTGCGCATCCCCAACATGCTCGACGCCGCCGCGGCCGGCAGCTTCCGGGGCCTCTACTGCCAGGGCGAGGATATCCTGCAATCCGACCCCGACACCAAACACGTCGCCGCCGCCCTTGCCGCGATGGATTGCGTGATCGTCCACGACCTGTTCCTGAACGAGACCGCGAACTACGCCCATGTCTTCCTGCCCGGCTCGACCTTTCTGGAAAAGGAAGGCACCTTCACCAATGCCGAGCGGCGCATCAACCGCGTCCGCAAGGTGATGGCGCCCCGCAACGGCTATGCCGATTGGCAGGTGACGCAGCTTCTCGCCAACGCCATGGGCGCCGGCTGGACCTATACCCACCCGACCCAGATCATGGACGAGATCGCGCGCACCACGCCCAGCTTTGCCGGCGTGTCCTATGAACGGCTGGAAGAGCAGGGCTCGGTCCAGTGGCCCTGCAACGAGGCGCAGCCCGATGGCACGCCGCTGATGCATGTCGACGCCTTCGTCGGCGGCAAGGGGCGGTTCATCATCACCGAATATGTGGCGACCGACGAACGCACCGGCCCGCGCTTTCCGCTGCTGCTGACCACCGGGCGCATCCTGTCGCAGTATAATGTCGGCGCCCAGACCCGGCGGACCGAGAACATGGTCTGGCACGACGAAGACCTGCTGGAGATCCACCCCCATGACGCCGAACAGCGCGGTATCCACGACGGCGACTGGGTCAAGCTAGCCTCCCGCGCGGGCGAGACCTCGCTGCGGGCGCGGATCACCGACCGCGTCTCGCCCGGGGTGGTCTATACGACCTTCCACCACCCCGACACGCAGGCAAATGTCGTCACCACGGATTACAGCGATTGGGCGACCAACTGCCCGGAATACAAGGTGACGGCGGTGCAGGTGTCGCCCTCGAACGGACCGACCGGCTGGCAACAGGACTATAATGCCCAGGCCGCCCTATCCCGCCGGATCGCGGCGGCGGAATAG
- a CDS encoding NAD-dependent epimerase/dehydratase family protein — MTKVLITGGCGFIGRHVAQELQQHGHEVRVYDALIEQVHDGAAALPDDVDFIRGDMRDADSLRGALKGCEAVLHLAAEVGVGQSMYEIARYVGANDLGTAVLLEALLDHPVERIVVASSMSVYGEGRYVTASGETVDTARRDAEAVRGGRWDIPGPDGQPLQAVPTDETKPVDLASIYALTKYAQERQVLIFGDTYPPEAVALRLFNVFGAGQALSNPYTGVLANFASRLANGERPTIFEDGAQQRDFVHVEDVARAFRLALETPGIGGEVFNIGSGHAYSIARVAELLAAEMGRPDLEPEILGRSRAGDIRNCFADISKAREQLGFAPERRLEDSLGDFVEWVRGQTVIDRGAEMRRELEARRLVS; from the coding sequence GTGACGAAAGTTCTTATTACCGGCGGCTGCGGGTTCATCGGACGGCATGTGGCGCAGGAGTTGCAGCAGCATGGTCACGAGGTGCGCGTCTATGATGCGCTGATCGAACAGGTCCACGACGGCGCCGCCGCGCTTCCCGACGATGTCGATTTCATCCGCGGCGACATGCGCGACGCCGACAGCCTGCGCGGCGCGCTGAAGGGCTGCGAGGCGGTGCTGCATCTGGCGGCAGAGGTCGGCGTCGGCCAGTCCATGTACGAGATCGCGCGCTATGTCGGGGCCAACGATCTGGGCACCGCCGTCCTGCTCGAGGCGCTGCTGGATCACCCGGTCGAACGCATCGTGGTCGCCTCGTCGATGAGCGTTTATGGCGAGGGGCGCTATGTCACCGCCTCGGGCGAGACGGTGGATACCGCCCGCCGCGATGCCGAGGCGGTGCGGGGCGGGCGCTGGGACATTCCGGGCCCGGACGGCCAGCCCCTGCAGGCGGTGCCGACGGATGAGACGAAGCCGGTCGATCTGGCCTCGATCTATGCGCTGACCAAATACGCGCAGGAACGCCAGGTGCTGATCTTTGGCGACACCTACCCGCCCGAGGCCGTGGCGCTGCGGCTGTTCAACGTCTTCGGCGCGGGGCAGGCGCTGTCGAACCCCTATACCGGCGTGCTGGCGAATTTCGCCTCGCGTCTGGCCAACGGCGAGCGGCCGACGATCTTCGAGGATGGCGCGCAGCAGCGCGACTTCGTCCATGTCGAGGATGTGGCCCGCGCCTTCCGTCTGGCGCTGGAGACCCCCGGCATCGGCGGCGAGGTCTTCAACATCGGCTCGGGCCACGCCTACAGCATCGCCCGCGTCGCGGAATTGCTGGCGGCCGAGATGGGCCGGCCCGATCTGGAACCGGAAATCCTTGGCCGCTCGCGCGCCGGCGACATCCGTAACTGCTTTGCCGACATTTCCAAGGCAAGGGAGCAACTGGGCTTTGCGCCCGAACGCCGGCTCGAGGATTCGCTGGGCGATTTCGTCGAATGGGTGCGCGGCCAGACTGTCATCGACCGCGGCGCCGAGATGCGCCGCGAACTCGAGGCGCGGAGGCTGGTATCATGA
- a CDS encoding NADH-ubiquinone oxidoreductase-F iron-sulfur binding region domain-containing protein has product MRIYVPADAAARALGADEVAAAVRAEAQRRGIDITLIRNGTRGMIWLEPLVEVETEAGRTAFGPVGADDVASLFDAGLADHPLALGPVEAIPFFARQTRLTFARCGLIDPLSLTEYQAHGGLSGLRRALAMTPEDIVTEVTESGLRGRGGAGFPTGIKWQTVLNAKAAQKYIVCNADEGDSGTFADRMIIEGDPFTLIEGMVIAGLGVGATRGYVYLRSEYPDAIRVMDAAIAIARDAGLLGPSVLGSDRAFDLELRVGAGAYVCGEETSLLNSLEGKRGEVRAKPPLPALKGLFGLPTVVNNVISLATVPVIFQRGAAFYRDFGLGRSRGTIPIQIAGNVKHGGLFETAFGMSLGELVNDIGGGTASGRPVKAVQVGGPLGAYMPPASFATPFGYEEFDGQGGLIGHAGIVVFDDSADMLRLARFAMEFCAVESCGKCTPCRIGSVRGIETIDRIGRGDADAIELLTDLCATMKDGSLCALGGFTPYPVMSALQHFPDDFAATTKEAVP; this is encoded by the coding sequence ATGAGGATCTATGTCCCCGCCGACGCCGCCGCCCGCGCCCTTGGCGCCGATGAGGTCGCCGCGGCGGTCCGGGCCGAGGCGCAGCGGCGGGGCATCGACATCACCCTGATCCGCAACGGCACGCGCGGCATGATCTGGCTGGAACCGCTGGTCGAGGTCGAGACCGAGGCCGGCCGCACCGCCTTCGGGCCGGTCGGCGCCGATGACGTGGCAAGCCTGTTCGACGCTGGCCTTGCCGATCACCCGCTGGCGCTCGGCCCGGTCGAGGCGATTCCCTTCTTCGCCCGCCAGACCCGGCTGACCTTCGCCCGCTGCGGGCTGATCGATCCGCTGTCGTTGACGGAATATCAGGCGCATGGCGGGCTGTCCGGCCTGCGCCGGGCGCTGGCGATGACGCCCGAGGACATCGTGACCGAGGTGACCGAAAGCGGGTTGCGCGGTCGCGGCGGCGCGGGCTTTCCGACCGGCATCAAGTGGCAGACCGTGCTGAACGCGAAGGCCGCGCAGAAATACATCGTCTGCAACGCGGACGAGGGCGACAGCGGCACCTTTGCCGATCGCATGATCATCGAAGGCGACCCCTTCACCCTGATCGAGGGCATGGTGATCGCCGGGCTGGGGGTCGGCGCGACGCGGGGCTATGTCTATCTCCGCTCGGAATATCCCGACGCGATCCGGGTCATGGACGCGGCCATCGCGATTGCCCGCGACGCAGGTCTGCTGGGGCCGTCGGTGCTGGGTTCCGACCGCGCCTTCGATCTGGAACTGCGCGTCGGCGCCGGGGCCTATGTCTGCGGCGAGGAGACCAGCCTGCTCAACTCGCTTGAAGGCAAGCGCGGCGAGGTCCGCGCCAAGCCGCCGCTGCCCGCGCTGAAGGGGCTGTTCGGCCTGCCGACCGTGGTCAACAACGTCATTTCGCTGGCCACCGTCCCGGTCATCTTCCAGCGCGGGGCCGCGTTCTACCGCGATTTCGGCCTCGGCCGGTCGCGCGGCACCATCCCGATCCAGATCGCCGGCAATGTCAAACATGGCGGGCTGTTCGAAACCGCCTTTGGCATGTCACTGGGGGAGTTGGTCAACGACATCGGCGGCGGCACCGCATCCGGACGGCCGGTCAAGGCGGTGCAGGTCGGCGGCCCCTTGGGCGCCTATATGCCGCCCGCCAGCTTCGCCACGCCCTTTGGATACGAGGAATTCGACGGGCAGGGCGGGCTGATCGGCCATGCCGGCATCGTCGTCTTCGACGACAGCGCCGACATGCTGCGGCTGGCGCGCTTTGCAATGGAGTTCTGCGCCGTGGAAAGCTGCGGGAAATGCACCCCCTGCCGCATCGGCTCGGTCCGCGGGATCGAGACCATCGACCGCATCGGCCGGGGCGACGCGGATGCGATCGAATTGCTGACCGATCTGTGCGCGACGATGAAGGACGGCTCGCTCTGCGCGCTTGGCGGCTTTACGCCTTATCCGGTGATGTCCGCGCTGCAGCACTTCCCCGACGATTTCGCCGCCACCACGAAAGAGGCCGTGCCATGA
- a CDS encoding LysR family transcriptional regulator yields the protein MLDKLNMFIALAREEHFGRAADSLGITQPSLSAGIKQLEQQLGVLLVWRGSRFGGLTPEGQRVLEWARRIVGDVRGMRDEMRATRHGLAGDVRLAVIPTALTVASQLTVRFAEAHPNVRFILRSCTSVELLSLIENLQADAGISYLDNEPLGRVTAVPLYREQYHLICGAGHGLAGRQVIDWGDLSGVPLCLLTPDMQNRRIINHSLHLAGVRPEVTIQSNSTLALIAHVEAGPWATVLPRQLSQYLAIGRSLRVIPIRENRPQHAVGLIAPHREPHTPILQALLQMARAMAEPE from the coding sequence TTGCTCGACAAGCTGAACATGTTCATCGCCCTCGCCCGAGAGGAGCATTTCGGCCGCGCCGCCGACAGCCTTGGCATCACCCAGCCCAGCCTGTCGGCGGGGATCAAGCAGCTCGAACAGCAGCTGGGGGTGTTGCTGGTCTGGCGCGGCTCGCGCTTTGGCGGGTTGACCCCCGAGGGGCAGCGCGTGCTGGAATGGGCGCGGCGGATCGTGGGCGACGTGCGCGGGATGCGCGACGAGATGCGCGCCACGCGGCACGGTCTGGCGGGCGATGTGCGGCTGGCGGTGATCCCGACCGCGCTGACGGTGGCCTCGCAACTGACCGTCCGCTTTGCCGAGGCGCATCCCAATGTCCGCTTCATCCTGCGGTCCTGCACCTCGGTCGAGCTTCTGAGCCTGATCGAGAACCTGCAGGCCGATGCCGGGATCTCATATCTCGACAACGAACCTCTGGGCCGGGTGACGGCGGTGCCGCTCTACCGCGAGCAATATCACCTGATCTGCGGGGCCGGGCATGGGCTGGCCGGGCGGCAGGTCATCGACTGGGGCGATCTGTCCGGGGTGCCGCTGTGTCTGTTGACGCCGGACATGCAGAACCGGCGGATTATCAATCACAGCCTGCATCTGGCCGGGGTGCGGCCCGAGGTGACGATCCAGTCCAACTCGACGCTGGCGCTGATCGCGCATGTCGAGGCCGGGCCATGGGCCACGGTGCTGCCCCGGCAATTGTCGCAATACCTTGCCATCGGGCGCAGTCTTCGCGTCATCCCGATCCGCGAGAACCGCCCGCAGCACGCCGTCGGCCTGATCGCGCCGCACCGAGAGCCGCACACGCCGATCCTGCAGGCGCTGCTGCAGATGGCGCGGGCGATGGCCGAGCCTGAATAG
- a CDS encoding formate dehydrogenase subunit gamma — MPADQTPSRDDIAAIIADHRGMEGPLLPILHAIQHAFGHVPQAALPLIAEALNISRAEVHGVMSFYHDFREAPAGRRVVKLCRAEACQAVGGAAVAAEVLADLGLNWQETTPDGAVTVEAVYCLGLCACGPAAVIGDRVHGRISAARMRALLAEATP; from the coding sequence ATGCCAGCCGATCAGACACCGTCCCGCGACGACATCGCCGCCATCATCGCCGACCATCGGGGGATGGAGGGGCCGCTGCTGCCGATCCTTCATGCCATCCAGCACGCCTTCGGCCATGTGCCGCAGGCGGCGTTGCCGCTGATCGCCGAGGCGCTGAACATCTCGCGCGCCGAGGTGCACGGGGTCATGTCCTTCTATCACGATTTCCGCGAGGCGCCGGCCGGGCGCCGGGTGGTCAAGCTGTGCCGGGCCGAGGCCTGTCAGGCGGTCGGCGGCGCGGCGGTCGCCGCCGAGGTGCTGGCCGATCTGGGGCTGAACTGGCAGGAAACGACGCCCGACGGCGCGGTGACGGTCGAGGCGGTCTATTGCCTGGGGCTGTGCGCCTGCGGACCGGCGGCGGTGATCGGCGACCGCGTCCATGGCCGGATCAGCGCCGCCCGGATGCGCGCGCTGCTGGCCGAGGCCACGCCATGA
- a CDS encoding Gfo/Idh/MocA family protein yields MLERPSTKRPRLGFLGLGWIGRSRMQSLAETGLVDIAALADPSGDCLAEAAALAPAAAQGRDLDDLLAAGCDGIVIATPSALHAQQTIAALDRGVAVFCQKPLGRDADEAARAVAAARQADRLLGLDLCYRHTAAMQALRDTVRSGAVGEIFAADLVFHNAYGPDKPWFYDAALSGGGCVMDLGVHLVDLALWVLDFPPVTKVSAQLFAGGQPLTSRAQTEDYGIATLQLASGAAVRIACSWNLSAGQDAVIGADFHGTQGGVSMRNRNGSFFDFDAHHHSGTSSRPLAEPPDDWGGRALADWARRLAQSPGFDPAAEEFVQLSRIIDRVYAAGLAE; encoded by the coding sequence ATGCTAGAAAGACCGTCAACCAAGCGCCCCCGTCTGGGCTTTCTCGGCCTCGGCTGGATCGGGCGGAGCCGGATGCAGTCCCTGGCCGAGACCGGGCTGGTCGACATCGCGGCCCTCGCCGATCCGTCGGGCGACTGTCTGGCCGAGGCCGCAGCCCTTGCCCCCGCTGCCGCACAGGGGCGCGATCTGGACGATCTGCTGGCCGCCGGCTGCGACGGCATCGTCATCGCCACGCCCAGCGCGCTGCATGCCCAGCAGACGATTGCCGCGCTGGATCGCGGCGTCGCGGTGTTCTGCCAGAAGCCGCTGGGTCGCGACGCGGACGAGGCCGCGCGCGCCGTCGCCGCCGCACGGCAGGCGGACCGGCTGCTGGGCCTCGACCTCTGCTATCGCCACACAGCCGCCATGCAGGCGCTGCGCGACACGGTGCGCAGCGGCGCGGTCGGCGAGATTTTCGCCGCCGATCTGGTGTTCCACAACGCCTATGGCCCCGACAAGCCGTGGTTCTATGACGCCGCGCTCTCGGGCGGGGGCTGCGTGATGGATCTGGGCGTGCATCTGGTCGATCTGGCGTTGTGGGTGCTGGATTTCCCGCCCGTCACCAAGGTCTCGGCGCAGCTTTTCGCGGGCGGACAGCCCCTGACCTCGCGCGCGCAGACCGAGGATTACGGCATCGCTACCCTTCAGCTTGCCTCGGGCGCGGCGGTGCGGATCGCCTGTTCGTGGAACCTCTCGGCCGGGCAGGACGCGGTGATCGGCGCCGATTTCCACGGCACGCAAGGCGGCGTGTCGATGCGGAACCGGAACGGCTCGTTCTTCGACTTCGACGCCCACCACCACAGCGGCACCAGCAGCCGCCCGCTGGCCGAGCCGCCCGACGACTGGGGCGGACGCGCGCTCGCGGATTGGGCAAGGCGGCTGGCGCAGTCCCCCGGCTTCGACCCCGCCGCCGAGGAGTTCGTGCAGCTTTCGCGGATCATCGACCGGGTATATGCGGCGGGGCTGGCGGAATAG